ACTGTTTGATTATGAGACAACTTACCCCGGAGAAATCAAATTTAATTTCTGTGTCCCTGAAAATAAAAGGGCTCACATATACTCGGACGCCCCTCCTGAAAGTGCTTACTATAATAATGAAAATGGGAGATTCCTTACTTTTAGTAGTGAGAGTAACAGGTCAGTTTATAAAATTATGTACTACTGAGATATGAGCGTAAATATCTGAAATTCAGATAAAGTTAAAATGATGTTTTCCTCATTTCCTTTTTAATTAAGCAATAGACTCCAACGGCAAAACCATTTTTTTTAACTGGTTTTTTGTAGCGCGTTTTAGTTCAAAGAGGTTCTAATCTGTTACATAGCAAACTGTTACATAGCAGATTGATAGCAGATTGCGAAATGAGTTCCAAAATAAATATTACTACCCTCTCTTATTATCTGGCTTCAGATCTCAAAGCCGAAAACCAAAGAAAGGTTAGAAAAATGTTAATCCTTGACCATCCCTATGTCTCCGATTTCTTAAAAGACACTGCAGCAGAGTTGCAGATTCCGGTTTTAAAAAATGAAATGACAGCCGGACTGAACACCAGAAAAGGGCTTAATCTTCTCGAAAAAACCGAGTTTATTGAGTTCATAAAGGAAAAAGGAGAGTATTCTCTTTATTCCAACTCCGAAAATTCCATTGGCTGGATTTCGGAAAACCTGGGTTTTACCGGGCTGCCTGAGAAAATAGAGCTCTTCAAGAACAAAATCAAATTCAGAGAACTGCTGGAAAGAATATATCCCGACTTTTATTTTCAGGGCATTGAGTTCGAAAAATTGGACGAGATTCGGGTTGAGGAGATAAAGAAACCCTTTATTATAAAGCCTGCTGTAGGTTTTTTCAGTCTAGGAGTGTATAAGGTTTCAACTGATGAGGAATGGGATTCCGTCCTCAGGCGAATAAAAGCTGAGGTTGAGGACATTAAGGACCGTTATCCTGTACAGGTGCTTGATGCCGGAAAGTTCATCATCGAAGAGAACATCGAAGGTGAAGAGTTTGCAATTGATGCTTACTTCAACAGTGCAGGAAAGCCTGTAGTCCTCAATATCTTAAAGCATATCTTTTCTTCTGAAAACGATGTTAGTGATCGGGTATACTTTACTTCAAAATTAGTTATGGAAACTTACAGAGAAGCTGTTGAAGATCTTTTAAAAGAAATAGGAAAGCTTGCCGAACTCAAGAATTTCCCTTTACACATGGAATTGCGGATAG
The genomic region above belongs to Methanosarcina horonobensis HB-1 = JCM 15518 and contains:
- a CDS encoding ATP-grasp domain-containing protein; the encoded protein is MSSKINITTLSYYLASDLKAENQRKVRKMLILDHPYVSDFLKDTAAELQIPVLKNEMTAGLNTRKGLNLLEKTEFIEFIKEKGEYSLYSNSENSIGWISENLGFTGLPEKIELFKNKIKFRELLERIYPDFYFQGIEFEKLDEIRVEEIKKPFIIKPAVGFFSLGVYKVSTDEEWDSVLRRIKAEVEDIKDRYPVQVLDAGKFIIEENIEGEEFAIDAYFNSAGKPVVLNILKHIFSSENDVSDRVYFTSKLVMETYREAVEDLLKEIGKLAELKNFPLHMELRIGNDRRIQLIELNPMRFAGWCTTDLAHFAYGINTYRYFLEQLEPEWDKILKGKEGKSFCLVILNKPAEIISETVKAFDYEKLLSDFEKPLELRKADHEKYGLFGYMFTETKESNWEEIERILKSDLKEYITFSQSILQP